One genomic region from Haloprofundus salinisoli encodes:
- a CDS encoding response regulator has translation MSDSSDAGRPAEILLVEDNPGDVRLTEEAFKEGQIENKLHVVTDGVEALDFLFKRGEYADAPCPDIVLLDLNLPRKNGDEVLEEIRSDADLAKVPVIILTSSGAESDVAKSYELHANAYLTKPVNPVEFVETIRSFNSFWLSIVRLPCDQR, from the coding sequence ATGAGTGACTCATCAGACGCCGGGAGACCGGCGGAAATTCTGCTCGTCGAAGACAACCCGGGCGACGTCCGCCTCACCGAGGAGGCGTTCAAGGAGGGGCAGATAGAGAACAAACTCCACGTCGTCACCGACGGGGTCGAAGCGCTCGACTTCCTCTTCAAACGCGGCGAGTACGCCGACGCACCGTGTCCGGACATCGTCCTGTTGGACCTCAACCTCCCGCGGAAGAACGGCGACGAGGTGCTCGAAGAGATCCGCAGCGACGCCGACCTCGCGAAGGTGCCGGTCATCATCCTGACGAGTTCGGGCGCGGAGTCCGACGTGGCGAAGTCGTACGAGTTGCACGCGAACGCGTATCTGACGAAACCGGTCAACCCGGTGGAGTTCGTCGAGACGATACGGTCGTTCAACTCGTTTTGGCTCTCGATCGTCCGGCTTCCGTGTGATCAACGCTGA